One genomic segment of Streptomyces sp. RerS4 includes these proteins:
- the thrB gene encoding homoserine kinase, with protein MAGPAFRAAAVRVRVPASSANLGPGFDAFGLALGLYDDVVVRVADSGLNVDIAGEGADTLPRDESHLLVRAMRTAFDLLGGQPRGLEVVCANRIPHGRGLGSSSAAICAGIVAARAVTIGGEAKLDDAALLELATEIEGHPDNVAACLLGGFSLAWMDGGSARAIRMEPARSIVPVVFVPANPVLTETARGLLPRTVPHVDAAVNAGRAGLLVEALTRRPELLLPATEDRLHQEYRLPAMPESVALVARLRADGIPAVISGAGPTVLALVDNDAADKVARLAGEGWAANRLALDTAGASVLPLGTQGGQSVS; from the coding sequence ATGGCAGGTCCAGCGTTCCGCGCCGCCGCCGTACGAGTGCGCGTCCCCGCCAGCAGTGCCAACCTCGGCCCCGGATTCGATGCCTTCGGCCTGGCCCTGGGGCTCTACGACGACGTGGTCGTCCGCGTCGCCGACTCGGGCCTGAACGTCGACATCGCGGGTGAGGGCGCCGACACCCTCCCGCGCGACGAGAGCCACCTCCTCGTGCGCGCCATGCGCACCGCCTTCGACCTGCTGGGCGGGCAGCCGCGCGGCCTGGAGGTCGTCTGCGCCAACCGCATCCCGCACGGCCGGGGCCTCGGCTCCTCCTCCGCCGCGATCTGCGCCGGCATCGTCGCCGCCCGCGCCGTGACCATAGGCGGGGAGGCCAAGCTCGACGACGCGGCGCTCCTGGAGCTGGCCACCGAGATCGAGGGTCACCCCGACAACGTCGCCGCCTGTCTCCTCGGCGGCTTCAGCCTCGCCTGGATGGACGGCGGGAGCGCCAGGGCGATCCGTATGGAGCCGGCGCGTTCCATCGTTCCGGTGGTCTTCGTCCCCGCCAACCCGGTCCTGACCGAGACCGCGCGGGGCCTGCTCCCGCGCACGGTGCCGCACGTGGACGCGGCCGTGAACGCGGGCCGCGCCGGTCTGCTCGTCGAGGCCCTGACCAGGCGCCCCGAGCTGCTGCTGCCCGCCACCGAGGACCGGCTGCACCAGGAGTACCGTCTCCCCGCGATGCCCGAGAGCGTCGCGCTCGTGGCCCGACTGCGGGCGGACGGTATCCCCGCGGTCATCTCCGGCGCCGGCCCCACGGTCCTCGCGCTGGTCGACAACGACGCGGCCGACAAGGTCGCGCGGCTCGCGGGCGAGGGATGGGCGGCGAACCGGCTCGCCCTCGACACCGCGGGCGCGAGCGTCCTTCCGCTGGGCACCCAGGGCGGGCAGTCCGTGTCGTAG
- a CDS encoding response regulator — MEVAKTRTRGLRATYSQGVPGAPRRVLVVDDNKVIRQLIKVNLELEGFEVVTANDGAECLDIVHRVCPDAITLDVVMPRLDGFGAAARLRADPRTRHLPVAIVSACTQHEVEAGIAAGVDAFVAKPFEPAELVRVVRRLVERKERWERKGEPAGRGGR; from the coding sequence GTGGAAGTGGCGAAAACCCGGACGCGGGGGCTTAGGGCAACCTACTCTCAAGGTGTGCCAGGCGCCCCGCGCCGGGTGCTTGTTGTCGACGACAACAAGGTCATCCGGCAGCTGATCAAGGTCAATCTCGAGCTGGAGGGCTTCGAGGTCGTGACCGCGAACGATGGTGCCGAGTGTCTGGACATCGTCCACCGCGTGTGTCCCGACGCGATCACCCTTGATGTGGTCATGCCCCGGCTGGACGGGTTCGGGGCCGCCGCGCGGTTGCGGGCCGATCCGCGGACGCGGCATCTGCCCGTCGCCATCGTCAGTGCCTGTACGCAGCACGAGGTCGAGGCCGGCATCGCCGCCGGGGTGGACGCGTTCGTCGCCAAGCCGTTCGAGCCCGCCGAGCTGGTGCGGGTCGTGCGTCGGCTCGTGGAGCGCAAGGAGCGGTGGGAGAGGAAAGGGGAGCCCGCCGGGCGCGGGGGGAGGTAG
- a CDS encoding toll/interleukin-1 receptor domain-containing protein: MPEIFVNYRTGDEEATATLIERELSRRFGDDRVFRASKSIRPGQAFPRELLTAVRRSSVLLAVIGEKWVTAPGRSGRPALEDPQDWTRVEIREAIECGAHVVPVLVGRSTRLERGMLPAELAELADHQYRRFDHRNAESDLRRLGDDLAELVPRLAGADRTPPQAGTDTDADPTGATRMRVRDIRHEQRGGIGFLNGNLDSFISEPNGPIHTGSGAQYNGPSFNGEGMGVNFVAGDNSGGMRQYVESADDHRTPRNRDHDRDRDHDRAERRRDEA; encoded by the coding sequence ATGCCCGAAATCTTCGTCAACTACCGCACCGGCGACGAGGAAGCCACCGCCACCCTCATCGAACGAGAGCTCTCCCGCCGGTTCGGGGACGACCGCGTCTTCCGTGCGAGCAAGTCGATCCGCCCCGGACAGGCCTTCCCTCGGGAACTCCTCACGGCGGTGCGCCGCAGCAGCGTCCTGCTCGCCGTGATCGGCGAGAAGTGGGTCACGGCCCCGGGTCGGTCCGGACGTCCGGCCCTCGAAGACCCGCAGGACTGGACGCGCGTCGAGATCCGGGAGGCGATCGAATGCGGCGCGCACGTCGTCCCCGTACTGGTGGGCCGCTCCACCCGTCTCGAACGCGGCATGCTGCCAGCCGAGTTGGCGGAGCTGGCCGACCACCAGTACCGCCGGTTCGACCACCGCAACGCCGAGAGCGATCTGAGGCGGCTCGGTGACGACCTGGCCGAGCTGGTCCCCCGACTCGCCGGGGCCGACCGTACGCCCCCGCAGGCCGGCACCGACACGGACGCCGATCCCACGGGCGCCACCCGCATGCGGGTCCGCGACATCCGCCACGAACAGCGCGGAGGCATCGGCTTCCTCAACGGCAACCTCGACAGCTTCATCAGCGAACCGAACGGCCCGATCCACACCGGCTCCGGAGCCCAGTACAACGGCCCCTCCTTCAACGGCGAGGGGATGGGCGTGAACTTCGTGGCCGGCGACAACTCGGGCGGCATGCGCCAGTACGTCGAAAGCGCCGACGACCACCGCACCCCGCGCAACCGGGACCACGACCGTGACCGCGACCACGACCGCGCCGAGCGCCGCCGGGACGAGGCGTGA
- the nrtL gene encoding ArgS-related anticodon-binding protein NrtL, with product MTPADLSRAVVRAVRRAVEDGELAGPAPARIVVERTRPGGVGEYATPVAFQLAKGTPHRPADVARELASRLAGEPGITRVEVTGPGFLNFTLAPRPAADLVREVLGRGLRYGYAEDAYEATAASTPAPGPRERAVRETVDRIRASQGQGPAAPRVAPLAHRDLDAPARYGADAARWAMLATPARETPQFDASLLVQDESNEFFLVRYAFTRVRALVREARRLGCEGEVGEAGGEPAHGQRVLALLGEYPLVLEAAAFHQAPERIARHLVAVADALLDFQYAVLPIGDEKPSAAHRARLALAEAAGTVLAGGLALLGIAPPDSL from the coding sequence GTGACCCCCGCCGACCTCTCTCGTGCCGTCGTACGCGCCGTACGCCGTGCCGTCGAGGACGGGGAACTGGCCGGTCCCGCCCCCGCGCGGATCGTCGTCGAGCGGACGCGGCCCGGAGGGGTGGGGGAGTACGCCACCCCGGTCGCCTTCCAGCTCGCGAAGGGTACGCCGCACCGCCCCGCCGACGTGGCGCGGGAGCTCGCGTCCCGCCTGGCCGGCGAGCCCGGCATCACCCGGGTGGAGGTCACCGGCCCCGGGTTCCTCAACTTCACCCTCGCCCCCCGCCCCGCCGCCGACCTCGTACGCGAGGTGCTCGGCCGCGGCCTTCGGTACGGGTATGCCGAGGACGCGTACGAGGCCACCGCGGCGAGCACGCCCGCCCCCGGCCCGCGCGAGCGCGCCGTACGCGAGACCGTCGACCGGATCCGGGCGAGCCAGGGGCAGGGCCCCGCCGCGCCCCGCGTCGCACCTCTCGCGCACCGGGACCTCGACGCCCCCGCCCGCTACGGAGCCGACGCCGCCCGGTGGGCCATGCTCGCGACCCCCGCCCGCGAGACCCCCCAGTTCGACGCGAGCCTCCTCGTCCAGGACGAGTCCAACGAGTTCTTCCTGGTGCGGTACGCCTTCACGCGCGTCCGGGCCTTGGTCCGGGAGGCCCGCCGACTCGGATGTGAGGGGGAAGTAGGGGAAGCAGGGGGAGAACCCGCCCACGGGCAGCGCGTGCTCGCGCTGCTGGGGGAGTATCCCCTCGTCCTCGAAGCCGCCGCCTTTCACCAGGCGCCCGAGCGGATCGCGCGGCACCTCGTCGCCGTCGCCGACGCGCTCCTCGACTTCCAGTACGCGGTCCTGCCCATCGGGGACGAGAAACCCTCGGCCGCCCACCGCGCCCGGCTGGCCCTCGCCGAAGCCGCCGGGACGGTGCTGGCCGGCGGCCTGGCCCTCCTCGGCATAGCCCCACCCGACAGCTTGTGA
- a CDS encoding helix-turn-helix transcriptional regulator — protein sequence MNTWSAVGPELRRLRHQAGYTLTELSLAVNYSKGYLSKVERGKVKPSPDLVRRVDTFLRAKGALRRLVEPSPRNRTAAVRANDDAGPVDRRWELDPAELLAVGVDTLIGTVLKRPGHATSSGGTALLDALTTQLEQSRALGQCCDPATLLPVLEAQTRSVVALLSTGAPRDRLPLLVLASRFAEFAGWMAQEAGMVRAALSWTADAVLLAQAGEDPHLASYALVRRALVTLYDGDSSGTIGLAAQAQTDGRLPPRIRGLAAQREAQGHALAGDELACMRALERARRSLAAAEGDAGPGPVIGTTNLADPAAMVTGWCLYDLGSPREAAQVLDRECHRIPENALRTRTRYGFRRALAHAAAGEVEHSCAIAQGLLDMSVATPSATVRSDIRRLSDELGRYRVNRAVRELQPALAWALKPALI from the coding sequence ATGAACACCTGGTCGGCCGTGGGGCCCGAACTGCGTCGATTACGCCATCAGGCCGGATACACGCTCACTGAATTGAGCCTGGCGGTGAACTACTCCAAGGGATATCTGAGCAAAGTGGAGCGGGGGAAGGTGAAGCCGTCGCCGGATCTCGTTCGCCGCGTCGACACCTTTCTCCGCGCCAAAGGAGCATTGCGCAGACTGGTCGAACCATCCCCTCGGAACCGAACCGCGGCCGTCCGGGCGAACGACGATGCCGGGCCAGTGGACCGCCGCTGGGAACTCGATCCGGCCGAGCTGCTCGCCGTCGGCGTCGACACCCTGATCGGCACGGTCCTCAAAAGACCCGGCCACGCGACATCCTCCGGCGGGACCGCTCTCCTCGACGCCCTCACCACGCAACTCGAACAGTCGCGCGCCCTCGGTCAGTGCTGCGATCCCGCCACCCTGCTCCCCGTACTGGAGGCCCAGACGCGCTCCGTCGTGGCGCTGCTGTCCACGGGCGCCCCGCGCGACCGCCTTCCGCTCCTGGTCCTCGCCTCGCGGTTCGCGGAGTTCGCGGGCTGGATGGCTCAGGAGGCGGGCATGGTCCGGGCGGCGCTGTCCTGGACCGCCGACGCCGTGCTGCTGGCCCAGGCCGGAGAAGATCCGCACCTGGCCTCGTACGCCCTGGTCCGCAGGGCGCTGGTCACCCTGTACGACGGCGACTCCTCCGGCACGATCGGGCTCGCCGCGCAGGCCCAGACCGACGGGCGACTGCCCCCGAGGATCCGGGGGTTGGCCGCGCAGCGCGAGGCCCAGGGCCACGCCCTCGCCGGCGACGAACTCGCCTGTATGCGCGCCCTGGAACGGGCCCGCCGGAGCCTGGCCGCAGCCGAGGGGGACGCCGGGCCCGGCCCCGTGATCGGCACCACGAACCTCGCTGATCCCGCCGCCATGGTCACCGGCTGGTGCCTGTACGACCTCGGCAGTCCGCGCGAGGCGGCCCAGGTCCTCGACCGGGAATGCCACCGCATTCCCGAGAACGCTCTCAGGACGCGTACGAGATACGGATTCCGGCGGGCGCTCGCGCATGCCGCGGCGGGGGAAGTCGAACATTCCTGCGCCATTGCCCAGGGCCTGCTCGACATGAGTGTGGCCACCCCGTCCGCGACGGTTCGCTCCGACATCCGACGTCTGTCCGACGAACTCGGTCGCTATCGCGTCAACCGCGCCGTCCGCGAATTGCAACCCGCCTTGGCCTGGGCTCTCAAACCGGCCCTCATCTGA
- a CDS encoding homoserine dehydrogenase, with product MRTRPLKVALLGCGVVGSEVARIMTTHADDLTARIGAPVELAGVAVRRPSKVREGIDPALVTTDATALLKRGDIDVVIEVIGGIEPARTLITTAFENGASVVSANKALLAQDGAALHAAAEQHGLDLYYEAAVAGAIPLVRPMRESLAGDKINRVMGIVNGTTNFILDKMDSTGAGYQEALDEATALGYAEADPTADVEGYDAAAKAAILAGIAFHTRVRLDDVYREGMTEVSAADFASAKRMGCTIKLLAILERAADGESVTARVHPAMIPLSHPLASVREAYNAVFVEAEAAGRLMFYGPGAGGSPTASAVLGDLVAVCRNKLAEATGPGESAYTQLPVSPMGDVVTRYHISLDVADKPGVLAQVATTFAEHGVSIDTVRQQGKDGEASLVVVTHRAPDAALSGTVEALRKLDTVRGVASIMRVEGE from the coding sequence ATGCGTACGCGTCCGCTGAAGGTGGCGCTGCTGGGCTGTGGAGTGGTCGGCTCAGAGGTGGCGCGCATCATGACGACGCACGCCGACGATCTGACGGCGAGGATCGGCGCCCCGGTCGAGCTGGCCGGCGTGGCCGTGCGGCGCCCGTCCAAGGTCCGCGAGGGCATCGACCCGGCCCTGGTCACCACCGACGCGACCGCCCTCCTCAAACGGGGCGACATCGACGTCGTCATCGAGGTCATCGGCGGCATCGAGCCCGCCCGCACCCTGATCACCACCGCCTTCGAGAACGGCGCCTCCGTCGTCTCGGCGAACAAGGCTCTCCTCGCCCAGGACGGCGCCGCGCTGCACGCCGCCGCCGAGCAGCACGGGCTGGACCTCTACTACGAGGCCGCCGTGGCCGGCGCGATCCCGCTGGTCCGCCCGATGCGCGAGTCCCTCGCCGGCGACAAGATCAACCGGGTGATGGGCATCGTCAACGGCACGACGAACTTCATCCTCGACAAGATGGACTCGACCGGCGCCGGCTATCAGGAGGCGCTCGACGAGGCCACCGCCCTCGGCTACGCCGAGGCCGACCCCACCGCCGACGTCGAGGGCTACGACGCCGCCGCCAAGGCCGCCATCCTCGCCGGCATCGCCTTCCACACCCGGGTGCGCCTCGACGACGTCTACCGGGAGGGCATGACCGAGGTCAGCGCCGCCGACTTCGCCTCCGCCAAGCGCATGGGCTGCACCATCAAGCTCCTCGCGATCCTGGAGCGCGCGGCCGACGGCGAGTCCGTCACCGCCCGCGTCCACCCGGCGATGATCCCGCTCAGCCACCCGCTGGCCTCCGTCCGCGAGGCGTACAACGCCGTCTTCGTCGAGGCCGAGGCCGCCGGGCGGCTGATGTTCTACGGGCCCGGCGCGGGCGGCTCGCCCACCGCGTCCGCGGTCCTCGGCGACCTCGTCGCCGTGTGCCGCAACAAGCTCGCCGAGGCAACGGGGCCCGGCGAGTCGGCGTACACCCAGCTGCCGGTCAGCCCCATGGGGGACGTCGTCACCCGCTACCACATCAGCCTCGATGTGGCGGACAAGCCGGGCGTCCTCGCCCAGGTGGCGACGACCTTCGCGGAGCACGGAGTCAGCATCGACACCGTCCGCCAGCAGGGCAAGGACGGCGAGGCCTCCCTCGTCGTCGTCACTCACCGCGCGCCCGACGCCGCCCTCTCGGGGACCGTCGAGGCGCTGCGGAAGCTGGACACCGTGCGCGGTGTCGCCAGCATCATGCGTGTTGAAGGGGAGTAA
- the lysA gene encoding diaminopimelate decarboxylase, with protein sequence MSRSAHPAGPRHADVLPEGHYAPPPADLNALDEKVWARTVTRNDDGIVTVGGIEVTRLAEEFGTPAYFLDEEDFRARCRAWAHAFGKDADVFYAGKAFLSKAVVKWLKEEGLNLDVCSGGELTTALAAGMPADRIAFHGNNKSEDEIRRAVTAGVGRIVLDSFQEIARVAHIARELGVRQPVQIRVTVGVEAHTHEFIATAHEDQKFGIAVADGSAAEAVRRALGHDSLELLGVHSHIGSQIFDMAGFEVSAKRVVRLLAAVRDEHGVELPEIDLGGGLGIAYTSADDPREPHEIAKALTEIVARECESAGLKAPRISVEPGRAIVGPTAFTLYEVGTIKPLEGLRTYVSVDGGMSDNIRTALYDAEYAVTLVSRVSDAEPMLVRVVGKHCESGDIVVKDAFLPADLAPGDLLAVPATGAYCRSMASNYNHALRPPVVAVRDGQARVIVRRETEEDLLRLDLG encoded by the coding sequence ATGAGCCGCTCCGCCCATCCCGCCGGGCCCCGCCACGCCGACGTCCTGCCCGAGGGCCACTACGCGCCCCCGCCGGCCGACCTGAACGCGCTGGACGAGAAGGTCTGGGCCCGGACCGTGACGAGGAACGACGACGGGATCGTCACCGTCGGCGGCATCGAAGTGACCCGCCTCGCGGAGGAGTTCGGCACCCCCGCCTACTTCCTCGACGAGGAGGACTTCCGCGCCCGCTGCCGCGCCTGGGCGCACGCCTTCGGCAAGGACGCCGACGTGTTCTACGCCGGCAAGGCCTTCCTCTCCAAGGCCGTCGTGAAGTGGCTCAAGGAAGAAGGCCTGAACCTCGACGTCTGCTCCGGCGGCGAGCTGACCACCGCCCTCGCCGCCGGCATGCCCGCCGACCGGATCGCCTTCCACGGCAACAACAAGTCGGAGGACGAGATCCGTCGGGCCGTCACGGCCGGGGTCGGCCGGATCGTGCTCGACTCCTTCCAGGAGATCGCCCGCGTCGCGCACATCGCCCGTGAGCTGGGCGTACGCCAGCCCGTGCAGATCCGCGTCACCGTCGGCGTCGAGGCGCACACCCACGAGTTCATCGCCACCGCCCACGAGGACCAGAAGTTCGGCATCGCCGTCGCCGACGGCTCCGCCGCCGAGGCCGTCCGGCGGGCGCTCGGGCACGACAGCCTGGAGCTGCTCGGCGTCCACTCCCACATCGGGTCCCAGATCTTCGACATGGCCGGCTTCGAGGTGTCCGCCAAGCGGGTGGTCCGGCTGCTGGCCGCCGTCCGCGACGAGCACGGCGTGGAGCTCCCCGAGATCGACCTCGGCGGCGGCCTCGGCATCGCGTACACCTCCGCCGACGACCCGCGCGAGCCCCACGAGATCGCCAAGGCGCTCACCGAGATCGTGGCGCGCGAATGCGAGAGCGCCGGCCTGAAGGCCCCGCGCATCTCCGTCGAGCCGGGCCGCGCCATCGTCGGCCCCACCGCCTTCACCCTCTACGAGGTCGGCACGATCAAGCCCCTCGAAGGGCTGCGCACGTACGTCTCCGTCGACGGCGGCATGTCCGACAACATCCGCACGGCCCTCTACGACGCCGAGTACGCCGTCACCCTCGTCTCCCGCGTCTCCGACGCCGAGCCCATGCTGGTCCGTGTCGTCGGCAAGCACTGCGAGAGCGGTGACATCGTGGTCAAGGACGCGTTCCTCCCCGCCGACCTGGCGCCGGGCGACCTCCTCGCCGTTCCGGCCACCGGGGCGTACTGCCGCTCCATGGCCAGCAACTACAACCACGCCCTGCGCCCGCCGGTCGTGGCCGTGCGCGACGGGCAGGCGCGGGTGATCGTCCGCAGGGAGACGGAGGAGGATCTCCTGCGTCTGGACCTGGGGTGA
- the thrC gene encoding threonine synthase — protein MSSNRTHQWRGIIEEYRDRLPVTDTTPVVTLREGGTPLVPAQVLSERTGCEVHLKVEGANPTGSFKDRGMTMAITRAKEEGAKAVICASTGNTSASAAAYAVRAGMVCAVLVPRGKIALGKMGQALVHGAKILQVDGNFDDCLDLARALSDNYPVALVNSVNPVRIEGQKTAAFEIVDALGDAPDIHVLPVGNAGNITAYWRGFKEYKADGLASRTPRVWGFQASGSAPIVRGEVVKEPHTIATAIRIGNPASWEYALAAREESGGFIDEVTDRQILAAYRLLAAQEGVFVEPASAASVAGLLKAAEAGLVDPGQTIVCTVTGNGLKDPDWAVAGAPQPITVPVDAEAAAVRLGLV, from the coding sequence ATGAGCAGCAATCGCACCCACCAGTGGCGCGGGATCATCGAGGAGTACCGGGACCGGCTGCCGGTCACGGACACGACCCCGGTGGTCACGCTCCGCGAGGGCGGCACTCCCCTCGTCCCCGCGCAGGTGCTGTCCGAGCGCACCGGCTGCGAGGTCCACCTGAAGGTCGAGGGCGCCAACCCCACCGGGTCCTTCAAGGACCGCGGCATGACCATGGCCATCACCAGGGCCAAGGAGGAGGGCGCGAAGGCCGTCATCTGCGCCTCCACCGGCAACACCTCCGCCTCCGCCGCCGCGTACGCGGTGCGCGCCGGCATGGTCTGCGCCGTCCTCGTGCCGCGCGGCAAGATCGCGCTCGGCAAGATGGGTCAGGCGCTGGTGCACGGCGCCAAGATCCTTCAGGTGGACGGCAACTTCGACGACTGCCTGGACCTGGCCCGCGCGCTGTCCGACAACTACCCGGTGGCGCTGGTCAATTCCGTCAACCCGGTGCGCATCGAGGGTCAGAAGACGGCCGCGTTCGAGATCGTCGACGCGCTCGGCGACGCCCCCGACATCCACGTGCTGCCCGTCGGCAACGCCGGCAACATCACGGCGTACTGGAGGGGCTTCAAGGAGTACAAGGCCGACGGCCTTGCCTCCCGTACGCCGCGCGTGTGGGGTTTCCAGGCCTCCGGCTCGGCGCCGATCGTGCGCGGCGAGGTCGTCAAGGAGCCGCACACCATCGCCACCGCGATCCGCATCGGCAACCCGGCCTCCTGGGAGTACGCGCTCGCCGCGCGCGAGGAGTCGGGCGGCTTCATCGATGAGGTGACGGACCGTCAGATCCTGGCCGCCTACCGCCTGTTGGCCGCGCAGGAGGGCGTCTTCGTGGAGCCCGCCTCGGCCGCGTCGGTGGCCGGGCTGCTGAAGGCCGCCGAGGCCGGTCTCGTCGACCCGGGTCAGACGATCGTGTGCACCGTCACCGGCAACGGCCTGAAGGACCCCGACTGGGCGGTCGCCGGCGCTCCGCAGCCGATCACCGTTCCGGTGGACGCCGAGGCCGCGGCCGTGCGCCTCGGCCTGGTCTGA